DNA sequence from the Actinacidiphila yeochonensis CN732 genome:
GGTAGGGCTTGACGTCGAGGACCTTCACCTTGGCCGTCCGGCCGTTCGGCAGCTCGTACGTGGCGTCGTCACCGCGGCGCTTGCCCGCCACGCCCGAGCCGAGCGGGGACTGCGGCGAGTACGTCTCCAGGTCGCCGGCGACGCCCTCGCGGGAGCCGAGGAGGAACGTCATGGTGTCGTCGGGGTCGCCGTCGAAGGCGATCGTGACGACCATGCCGGGCGCCACCACGCCCGTGTCCGCGGGGGCCTCGCCCACCTTCGCGGTCTCCAGGATCTGGTTGAGCTGGCGGATGCGGAGCTCAAGCTTGCCCTGGTCCTCGCGCGCGGCGTGGTAGCCGGCGTTCTCCTTGAGATCGCCTTCCTGGCGGGCTTCCTCGATCTTGGCGACGATCTCGGCGCGCGCCGGACCAGACAGGTGCTCCAGCTCGGCCCTGAGCTGGTCGTACGCCGCCTGGGTGAGCCAGGTGACGTTGTCGCTGGTCTGGGTCACAGGTGCTCCTCGTCGGTACTGTCGTGCCGTGTGCCTGTCCGGCGGACTTCCCGCGGACGGTGTGTGCCGCCGTTCGTACGGCGGGCAGGTCGTCCCGGCGGCCCCGGACAGGGCGCTGGCCCGGTGAACAAGTGCATTGCCACCCGCTGCCAGGACGAAACCACGAGCCTAACAATTCCTGGTCGCCGACGGGAACGAGTAAGGACCGGCGCGGCCTCCCCCGTCTCGCCCCCCGCGTTCCCGGCCGGGGCTCGGTCTGGGGCCGGCCTCCCGGCCGTCCGCGGTCGACTCCGGCCGCCCGGGGACGACTCCTGCCGCCCGGGGACGCCGTCAGCCCCGTGGGCCCGGGCCGGTCAGCTCTTGGCGGTCTTGCAGCCGACGAGTTCGCCGGTGGTGCCGAGCGCGGTGGTACGGAGGGCGACGACCGTGTCGACCTCCTTGGCGTGCTTCGTGATCCGCACATCCTTGCGGCCGACCTCGTCGTGGTCGGCGTCCTCCGAGCGCACCGTGCACACCGCGACCGCCCC
Encoded proteins:
- the greA gene encoding transcription elongation factor GreA; translation: MTQTSDNVTWLTQAAYDQLRAELEHLSGPARAEIVAKIEEARQEGDLKENAGYHAAREDQGKLELRIRQLNQILETAKVGEAPADTGVVAPGMVVTIAFDGDPDDTMTFLLGSREGVAGDLETYSPQSPLGSGVAGKRRGDDATYELPNGRTAKVKVLDVKPYQG